Proteins found in one Bacteroidales bacterium genomic segment:
- the dprA gene encoding DNA-processing protein DprA → MDEKFLLIALKYIPQIGDILARKILHQLSLTDIFFSSESWLIKSGKLPPRLAKNIVRFKEEALKRTEHEIKILQQQNIGFLSILDDFYPSRLRNCEDAPLYLFYKGNLDVLQMKYQLSVVGTRNITSYGKKLTEQLIQSLSALPICIISGLAAGVDTIAHEEALRNNLPTVAVLGHGFSYIYPAENKSLALRIVERGLLLTEYLSDVKPEKINFPQRNRIIAGLSDAVVVVESGKKGGALITADLAFNYDRDVFAFPGNVSHEKSQGCHWLIKTQRASLIECGEDLIKAMKWDGKVNSFPSFQSILPLASLTEQARQVLQFIEQNQPCTLDDLYKKFSILPSELSSILLELELEGLIRSLPGKHYVVS, encoded by the coding sequence ATGGATGAAAAATTCTTACTCATTGCACTTAAATACATACCTCAAATCGGCGATATTCTGGCGCGTAAAATTCTTCATCAGCTTTCCTTGACCGACATTTTTTTTTCTTCTGAATCATGGCTCATTAAATCAGGCAAGCTACCTCCTCGCCTAGCTAAAAATATTGTCAGATTCAAAGAAGAAGCATTAAAACGAACAGAACATGAAATTAAAATCCTCCAACAACAAAATATTGGCTTTTTATCCATCCTAGATGATTTTTACCCTTCCCGTCTCCGCAACTGTGAAGATGCCCCTCTTTACCTTTTCTATAAAGGCAATCTCGATGTTTTACAAATGAAATATCAGCTTTCAGTTGTTGGTACGCGTAATATTACCAGTTATGGTAAAAAATTAACAGAGCAACTGATTCAATCACTATCTGCACTTCCTATATGTATTATCAGTGGATTGGCAGCTGGTGTTGACACCATTGCTCATGAAGAAGCTTTACGGAACAATTTGCCTACCGTTGCCGTGCTTGGACATGGTTTCTCCTATATTTATCCTGCCGAAAATAAAAGTCTTGCCCTTCGAATTGTGGAACGTGGTCTTCTTCTTACAGAGTATCTCTCAGACGTAAAACCTGAAAAAATAAACTTTCCTCAAAGAAATCGAATTATTGCTGGATTGAGTGATGCTGTCGTTGTCGTAGAATCTGGAAAAAAGGGTGGAGCTCTCATTACTGCTGATCTTGCTTTCAACTATGACAGAGACGTTTTTGCCTTTCCTGGCAATGTATCGCATGAAAAAAGCCAAGGTTGCCATTGGCTCATCAAAACTCAACGAGCTAGTCTTATAGAATGTGGCGAGGATTTGATCAAAGCCATGAAATGGGATGGAAAAGTTAATTCATTTCCATCGTTTCAATCCATTCTCCCCTTGGCTAGTCTTACAGAACAAGCTCGTCAGGTATTGCAATTTATCGAGCAAAATCAACCTTGTACATTGGATGATTTATATAAAAAATTTTCTATCCTTCCTTCTGAATTATCTTCTATTTTGCTTGAACTGGAATTGGAAGGTTTGATTCGTTCTTTGCCTGGTAAACATTACGTCGTTAGCTAA